In a genomic window of Muntiacus reevesi chromosome 1, mMunRee1.1, whole genome shotgun sequence:
- the LOC136155810 gene encoding olfactory receptor 7A17-like, producing the protein MEPKNLTRVSEFHLLGFSEEPDLQPLIFGSFLTMYLITVFGNLLIILAVSSDSQLHTPMYFFLSNLSFVDICFTSTTIPKMLWNIETQSKLITFEGCITQVYFFTLFVVLDVLLLTVMAYDRFVAICHPLHYTVIMNPQLCGLLVLVSWVISVLNSLLESLMVLHLAFCTVLEIPHFFCELNQVIQLACSDTLLNNMLMYSVALLLAGGPLTGIFYSYSKILSSIQGMSSAQGKYKAFSTCASHLSVVSLFYCMGLGVYLSSAVTHSSHSSATASVMYAVVTPMLNPFIYSLRNKDLKRGLKIIFER; encoded by the coding sequence ATGGAACCAAAAAACCTAACAAGGGTTTCCGAATTTCATCTTCTGGGATTTTCAGAGGAACCAGATCTGCAGCCTCTCATATTTGGGTCTTTCCTCACCATGTACTTGATCACAGTGTTCGGAAatctgctcatcatcctggccgTCAGCTCAGACTCCcaactccacacccccatgtacttcttcctctccaacctgtcctttgtggacatctgcttcacctccaccaccatcccaaagatgctaTGGAATATCGAGACTCAGAGCAAACTTATAACATTTGAAGGCTGCATCACCCAGGTGTATTTTTTCACACTCTTTGTAGTACTAGACGTTTTACTGCTgaccgtgatggcctatgaccgcttcgTGGCCATCTGTCACCCTCTGCACTACACGGTCATAATGAACCCCCAGCTCTGCGGACTGTTGGTGCTGGTGTCCTGGGTCATCAGCGTCCTGAATTCCTTGTTAGAAAGCTTAATGGTGTTGCATCTGGCTTTCTGCACAGTCTTAGAAAtcccccactttttctgtgaactcaATCAGGTGATCCAACTTGCCTGTTCTGACACCCTTCTCAATAACATGTTGATGTATTCTGTAGCTCTCTTGCTGGCTGGTGGTCCCCTCACTGGCATCTTTTACTCCTACTCTAAGATACTTTCCTCCATACAAGGAATGTCATCAGCTCAGGGGAAGTATAAAGCATTCTCCACCTGTGCATCTCACCTCTCAGTTGTCTCCTTGTTTTATTGTATGGGTTTAGGAGTGTACCTTAGCTCTGCTGTTACCCACAGCTCACACTCAAGTGCAACAGCCTCAGTGATGTACgctgtggtcacacccatgctgaaccccttcatctacagcctgagaaataaagacttaaagAGGGGTCTGAAAATAATCTTTGAAAGGTGA
- the LOC136155816 gene encoding olfactory receptor-like protein OLF4, producing MESENNTRISEFLLLGLSEEELQPLIFGLFLSMYLITVFGNLLIILAISSDYHLHTPMYFFLSNLSFVDICFTSTTIPKMLWNIQNKSKGITYEGCITQMYFYILFGGLDDILLSVMAYDRYVVICHPLHYTIIMSPLLCGLLVLISWVLIALNFLLHSLMVLRLVSPSNNTQISRFLLLGLSKKAELQPLIFGLFLSIYLITVFGNLLIILAVSSDSHLHTPMYFFLSNLSFVDICFTSTTIPKMLWNIQNKSKGITYEGCITQMYFYILFADLDDILLSVMAYDWYVAICHPMHYMVIMSPWLCGLLVLISWVLIALHSLLHSLMVLRLSFCPEMQIPHFFCELSRVVQLASSDNFLNNIVMYSAVVLMGVIPFTGILYTYSKIVSCICKISSSQGRYKAFSTCVSHLLVVSLFYFTALGVYLSSAATHTSHSSTIASVMSSVVTPLLKPFIYSLRNQDIKGALKRFYFMPRLKDQIP from the exons ATGGAATCAGAGAATAACACACgaatttcagaatttcttcttctgggactgtCAGAAGAAGAATTGCAGCCCCTCATCTTTGGGCTCTTTCTCTCCATGTACCTAatcactgtgtttggaaacctgctcatcatcctggccatCAGCTCAGActaccacctccacacccccatgtacttcttcctctccaacctgtcctttgtagacatctgtttcacctccaccaccatcccaaagatgctgtggaaTATCCAGAACAAGAGCAAAGGTATCACCTATGAAGGCTGCATCACCCAGATGTATTTTTACATACTATTTGGAGGATTAGATGACATTCTCCTGAGTGTGATGGCCTATGATCGGTATGTGGTCATCTGCCACCCCCTGCACTACACCATCATCATGAGCCCCCTGCTCTGTGGACTGCTGGTTCTGATATCCTGGGTGCTCATTGCCTTGAATTTCTTGCTACACAGCTTAATGGTGCTGCGATT AGTGTCA CCAAGTAATAATACACAAATTTCaagatttcttcttctgggactttcaAAGAAAGCAGAACTACAGCCCCTCATATTTGGGCTTTTTCTCTCCATATACCTGatcactgtgtttggaaacctgctcatcatcttGGCTGTCAGctcagactcccacctccacacccccatgtacttcttcctctctaacctgtcctttgtagacatctgtttcacctccaccaccatcccaaagatgctgtggaaTATCCAGAACAAGAGCAAAGGTATCACCTATGAAGGCTGCATCACCCAGATgtatttttacattctctttgcAGATTTAGATGACATTCTCCTGAGTGTGATGGCCTATGATTggtatgtggccatctgccaccccatGCATTACATGGTCATCATGAGCCCCTGGCTCTGTGGACTGCTGGTTCTGATATCCTGGGTGCTCATTGCCTTGCATTCCTTGCTACACAGCTTAATGGTGCTGCGACTGTCCTTCTGTCCAGAAATGCAAAtcccccactttttctgtgaactcaGTCGGGTGGTACAACTTGCCAGTTCTGACAACTTTCTTAATAACATAGTGATGTATTCTGCAGTTGTCCTGATGGGTGTCATTCCTTTTACTGGTATCCTTTATACTTACTCTAAAATAGTTTCCTGCATATGTAAAATCTCATCGTCTCAGGGGAGGTATAAAGCATTTTCTACCTGTGTGTCCCACCTCTTGGTTGTctccctattttattttacagctTTAGGAGTTTACCTTAGCTCAGCTGCTACCCACACCTCACATTCAAGTACCATTGCCTCGGTGATGTCCTCGGTGGTCACACCCCTGCTGAAAcccttcatctacagtctgagaaaTCAAGATATAAAAGGGGCTCTGAAGAGATTCTACTTTATGCCAAGATTAAAAGACCAAATACCCTAG